One window of the Rosa rugosa chromosome 3, drRosRugo1.1, whole genome shotgun sequence genome contains the following:
- the LOC133741107 gene encoding pathogenesis-related leaf protein 6-like, with the protein MALVLLLLYVIGLAMVPPSYTQNSQQDYLNAHNAAHTQVGVANIMWDSTVAAYALNYTKSRIGDCNLVHSGGPYGENLAKGSGSFTATAAVNLWVAEKPYYNYTSNACTGGKQCLHYTQVVWAESVRLGCARLQCSNLWWFVTCSYDPPGNYIGEHPY; encoded by the coding sequence ATGGCTCTGGTTCTTTTACTTCTCTATGTGATAGGGTTGGCAATGGTTCCTCCCTCCTATACCCAGAACTCACAACAAGACTACCTCAATGCGCACAATGCGGCTCACACACAAGTCGGAGTGGCAAACATCATGTGGGACAGCACTGTTGCTGCCTACGCTCTGAACTACACCAAGTCAAGGATCGGGGATTGCAATCTCGTCCACTCAGGAGGGCCTTACGGCGAAAATTTAGCCAAAGGCAGCGGCTCATTCACGGCCACTGCTGCGGTTAATTTGTGGGTGGCGGAAAAGCCTTACTACAACTACACTTCCAATGCTTGCACCGGCGGAAAGCAGTGCCTGCACTATACTCAAGTTGTGTGGGCAGAGTCTGTTAGGTTGGGGTGCGCTAGGCTTCAATGTAGCAATTTGTGGTGGTTTGTTACATGCAGCTATGATCCACCAGGCAACTACATCGGGGAGCATCCATATTAG
- the LOC133739613 gene encoding uncharacterized protein LOC133739613, with amino-acid sequence MGTPSKDLLQLEHNKSSISPLESTLLVCKNESQPAQTKKPIIAPPPKSQLLGKMRNFLGVMSEANEKLQLDAKDNPEKYDIEALTGDESQVVSVECMLGVVDLQTPEAVAAAEAAVSGYQPVIPVEDSSSGEESDDSSSDDEEESSDEDKKTSSPDKINSLSEGFNNKRPKKRPKIIELS; translated from the exons ATGGGAACTCCAAGCAAAGATCTTCTGCAATTGGAGCACAACAAGTCCTCAATTTCACCACTgg AATCCACACTACTTGTTTGTAAAAATGAATCCCAGCCTGCCCAAACAAAGAAGCCCATCATTGCTCCTCCTCCCAAAAGCCAGT TGTTGGGAAAAATGAGGAACTTCTTGGGAGTCATGTCAGAAGCTAATGAAAAATTGCAGCTTGATGCGAAG GATAATCCAGAAAAATATGACATCGAAGCGCTCACCGGAGATGAGTCTCAAGTCGTTAGtgtg GAATGTATGTTGGGTGTTGTTGATCTTCAAACTCCTGAGGCTGTGGCTGCAGCAGAAGCTGCAGTTTCTGGTTATCAGCCTGTGATACCTGTGGAGGATAGCAGTAGTGGAGAGGAATCAGATGATAGTAGcagtgatgatgaagaagaaagtaGCGATGAGGATAAGAAAACATCCTCTCCGGACAAAATTAATTCTTTAAGTGAAGGATTTAATAATAAGCGGCCCAAAAAGCGGCCTAAAATTATTGAGCTTTCATAA
- the LOC133739809 gene encoding probable xyloglucan endotransglucosylase/hydrolase protein 10, whose amino-acid sequence MTICHRTVIFIGILTLISTQITSGSVVSTGDFNKDFFVTWSPSHVNTSADGKTRSLKLDQESGSGFASNQMFLFGQIDMQIKLVPGRSAGTVLAYYLTSDQPNRDEIDFEFLGNVEGKPYIVQTNIFADGFDNREERINLWFDPTKDFHTYSILWNLHQIVFMVDWVPIRVYRNHADKGVGYPRWQPMSIKTSLWNGDSWATGGGRDKIDWSKGPFIASFRNHKIDACIWKGNARFCRAESPTNWWHQKRYSTLTNTQRRLFKWVRKYHMIYDYCQDKQRFQGNLPKECSLPKY is encoded by the exons ATGACTATTTGTCACAGAACTGTCATCTTTATAGGGATTCTTACTTTGATATCGACTCAAATTACAAGTGGTTCGGTTGTTTCAACAGGAGACTTCAATAAGGATTTCTTTGTGACATGGTCTCCAAGTCATGTAAATACTTCAGCTGATGGCAAGACAAGGAGTTTGAAGCTCGACCAAGAATCCG GTTCTGGTTTTGCTTCGAATCAGATGTTCTTGTTTGGACAGATTGACATGCAAATTAAGCTAGTACCAGGTCGTTCAGCAGGCACAGTGTTAGCCTATTAT CTGACATCTGATCAACCTAACCGTGATGAGATAGACTTCGAATTCCTTGGCAATGTGGAAGGCAAACCATATATTGTCCAAACAAACATTTTTGCTGATGGATTCGACAACCGTGAAGAGAGGATCAACCTCTGGTTTGATCCAACAAAAGACTTCCACACCTATTCCATATTATGGAACCTTCATCAAATTGT GTTTATGGTGGATTGGGTTCCCATCAGAGTATACAGAAACCATGCAGACAAGGGTGTGGGATATCCTAGGTGGCAGCCAATGAGCATCAAAACCAGCCTATGGAACGGCGACAGCTGGGCAACCGGAGGTGGCCGTGACAAAATTGACTGGTCAAAGGGCCCCTTCATAGCTTCATTCAGAAACCACAAGATTGATGCATGTATTTGGAAAGGAAATGCTAGGTTTTGCAGGGCAGAGAGCCCTACAAATTGGTGGCACCAGAAAAGATACAGCACCTTAACAAATACACAGAGAAGGTTGTTCAAATGGGTTAGGAAGTACCACATGATTTATGACTATTGCCAAGACAAACAGAGGTTCCAAGGAAATCTTCCAAAGGAGTGTTCTCTTCCCAAGTATTGA